From Acidobacteriota bacterium, a single genomic window includes:
- the hemA gene encoding glutamyl-tRNA reductase, whose translation MNIVLIGLSHKTAPLEMRERLAFGEPLLPDALARLVDQEILEEVLIVSTCNRVELIASTPSGADRGLDCLARFLSDFHQLPPNTLNGHVYKHADANAIKHLFRVASSLDSMVVGESQILGQVKEAYQHAINAGTIGRVLSQLMHRALTVAKRIRTETGVAQNPVSVSSVAVELAKKIFGDLSDKTVLLVGAGEMGELAARCLIEAGTSNLIVTNRSAARADEIASRYSGGAVNFAAFYDALPSADIVLCSTGAPDYVIRRSETKRALKSRKKGPVLFVDISVPRNIDPGLAGLENVFLFDIDDLDSVVKTNIRERELEAERAESIIDAEVQHFVEQLRALDIGPAVVEVKELLSQIVVSEFKRNRKRLGHLSPEQETAIEDVLIPALVNKLSHPMIVHLRNAASDGKPTQMVEELRKMIRID comes from the coding sequence ATGAACATCGTACTCATAGGATTGAGCCACAAGACAGCGCCGCTCGAGATGCGCGAGCGATTGGCGTTCGGCGAGCCGCTGCTCCCGGATGCGCTGGCCAGGCTCGTCGATCAGGAGATATTAGAAGAGGTCTTGATAGTCTCGACCTGCAACCGGGTCGAGTTGATAGCATCAACGCCGTCTGGCGCCGACCGCGGGCTGGATTGCCTGGCGCGCTTTCTTAGTGACTTTCACCAGCTACCACCAAATACGCTAAACGGTCACGTCTACAAGCACGCCGACGCCAATGCCATAAAACACCTGTTTCGTGTCGCCTCGAGCCTGGATTCGATGGTCGTTGGAGAATCGCAAATACTCGGTCAGGTGAAGGAAGCTTATCAACACGCGATCAACGCCGGGACGATCGGGCGCGTGCTCAGCCAGTTGATGCATCGCGCGCTGACAGTCGCAAAGCGAATTCGAACAGAGACCGGAGTCGCGCAAAACCCGGTATCGGTCAGCTCAGTCGCCGTCGAGCTCGCCAAAAAGATATTCGGAGACCTTTCGGACAAGACGGTGCTTCTGGTGGGCGCCGGCGAGATGGGCGAACTCGCTGCGCGCTGCTTGATCGAGGCCGGCACCAGCAATCTGATCGTGACCAATCGCAGCGCCGCCCGCGCCGACGAGATCGCAAGCCGGTACTCGGGCGGCGCGGTGAACTTCGCAGCCTTCTACGATGCGCTGCCGTCCGCTGACATTGTGCTTTGTTCGACTGGCGCTCCCGACTACGTCATTCGTCGCTCCGAGACCAAGCGCGCCCTCAAGTCTCGAAAGAAGGGTCCGGTGCTTTTCGTCGACATCTCGGTCCCAAGAAACATCGATCCCGGCCTCGCCGGTCTCGAGAACGTCTTTCTGTTTGACATCGACGATCTCGACTCGGTCGTCAAGACTAACATCCGCGAGCGCGAACTGGAGGCTGAGCGTGCCGAATCAATAATTGATGCCGAGGTTCAGCACTTCGTCGAGCAACTGCGGGCGCTGGATATCGGTCCGGCCGTCGTTGAAGTCAAGGAACTTCTCTCGCAAATCGTAGTGAGCGAGTTCAAACGGAATCGAAAACGCCTGGGGCATCTGAGTCCGGAACAGGAAACGGCTATTGAAGACGTCTTGATCCCGGCGCTGGTCAATAAGCTTTCACATCCGATGATCGTCCACCTGCGCAACGCGGCAAGCGACGGCAAGCCCACCCAGATGGTCGAAGAACTCCGCAAGATGATTCGGATCGATTGA
- a CDS encoding Fis family transcriptional regulator produces the protein MNKYTGSNFDDFLADEGILEVVSAKAHKRLLVLQLADIMQEAKISRRGLAQRLRTSRSQVDSLLDPDNTSITLELLERLALAVGKELKIELA, from the coding sequence ATGAACAAGTATACGGGCAGCAATTTCGATGACTTCTTAGCCGATGAAGGTATTCTCGAGGTGGTGTCAGCCAAAGCCCACAAGCGATTGCTGGTACTGCAACTGGCTGACATCATGCAAGAGGCCAAGATCAGTCGAAGGGGACTCGCCCAGCGACTGCGGACGAGTCGTTCGCAAGTGGATTCTTTGCTCGACCCTGATAACACCTCGATTACCCTGGAGTTGTTGGAGCGCTTAGCGCTTGCTGTTGGCAAGGAGCTCAAGATCGAATTGGCGTGA
- the folP gene encoding dihydropteroate synthase: protein MRKVFSIKLRDGATIELGTRTVVVGVLNVTPDSFSDGGQNFEPAVAIDRALEMESEGANIIEVGGESTRPGSTRLSADEEISRVLPVLSGLGGRLRVPIAIDTYKSEVAGAALAAGASIVNDVSALRFDPAIADVAARERAGLVLMHMRGEPATMQKMEPSPDIFAEIEADLATAILAAESRGVERAKIIIDPGIGFGKTLEQNLSIINHLNRFEVFGLPLMIGTSRKSFIGRLTGRPEGERTSGTAASVAAAILRGAHIVRVHDVKQMVEVARITDAILSE, encoded by the coding sequence ATGAGAAAGGTTTTCTCCATTAAACTCAGGGATGGGGCCACGATCGAGCTCGGCACGCGCACGGTTGTCGTGGGCGTGTTAAATGTCACGCCGGATTCGTTCTCCGATGGCGGTCAGAACTTCGAGCCGGCAGTGGCAATCGATCGCGCGCTCGAGATGGAGAGTGAGGGCGCGAACATCATCGAAGTCGGCGGCGAATCAACCAGACCCGGCTCCACTCGGCTCTCGGCTGATGAGGAGATCTCGCGAGTGCTGCCGGTTTTGAGCGGATTGGGCGGCAGGTTGCGGGTCCCGATTGCGATCGACACCTATAAAAGCGAAGTTGCCGGGGCCGCGCTTGCCGCGGGTGCGAGCATCGTAAACGACGTCAGCGCGCTGCGATTTGATCCCGCGATAGCCGATGTTGCAGCGCGTGAGCGCGCTGGGCTGGTGCTAATGCATATGCGAGGCGAGCCGGCGACAATGCAGAAGATGGAACCCAGCCCCGATATATTCGCGGAGATCGAGGCCGATCTTGCTACTGCGATCCTGGCCGCCGAATCGCGTGGCGTCGAGCGCGCCAAGATAATCATCGACCCCGGCATAGGATTCGGCAAAACGCTCGAACAGAATCTTTCAATCATCAATCACCTGAATCGTTTCGAGGTGTTTGGCCTCCCGTTGATGATTGGCACTTCCAGAAAAAGCTTTATTGGCCGCTTGACCGGCCGCCCGGAAGGCGAGCGCACCTCAGGGACGGCGGCATCAGTAGCGGCGGCAATCCTGCGAGGAGCGCACATCGTTCGCGTCCACGACGTGAAACAAATGGTCGAAGTCGCGCGCATCACCGATGCTATATTGAGCGAATGA
- a CDS encoding type II toxin-antitoxin system RelE/ParE family toxin: MSSSPILSVVFFRTALGRQPVREWLKGLDKSDRKIIGEDIKLVQFRWPLGMPLVRKVEADLWEVRSHLSGGRAARVLFTEHEGQMALLHGFVKKSRKTPPHDLQLARRRRNLWLNG; this comes from the coding sequence ATGAGCTCAAGTCCCATTCTCAGCGTCGTCTTTTTCCGCACGGCGTTAGGGCGTCAGCCAGTTCGTGAATGGTTGAAAGGCTTGGACAAGAGTGATCGGAAGATCATTGGGGAGGACATCAAGTTGGTTCAATTTCGTTGGCCTCTAGGAATGCCGCTGGTTAGGAAAGTGGAAGCCGATTTATGGGAAGTGCGGAGTCATCTCAGCGGCGGTCGTGCGGCTCGCGTCCTGTTTACCGAACACGAGGGTCAAATGGCACTGCTCCACGGCTTCGTCAAGAAATCCCGAAAGACTCCGCCGCATGACTTGCAACTCGCGCGGCGGCGAAGGAATCTTTGGCTTAACGGGTAA
- a CDS encoding MFS transporter, whose amino-acid sequence MSDSKAFSAIYLSIGLSYLGVGLVAPLIPILLAGHGENSFMVGLIGSTMFTAFTLASFPVGAATDRIGPKPMLVGGLIVYGVAILLFAFIKVTWLFFAVRAIEGVGASAISVATETMINRLSKPEERARRMSYYALAIGIGWAAGPLAGALLYRIRPDVPFIGCFVLSVLAALLAASLIKKAPIGSHHGEAILSVLSSNIIVPISAGALYGYLMSSLVTLFPLYLKLIKVPETGMAAIITAVIVGTIISQVPIGHAADRFGKRKTLLICTVLLGGVFALMSLHSDWRLFLATGVLCGALAGSLYPIGLALIGEIVRKERLGAATATFSLAFGLGSLIGPSMSGFAMTHFSDSKWLFYLPSLLSAAFALEIVLLYRRTAGRSHATVEQS is encoded by the coding sequence TTGTCCGATTCGAAGGCATTCTCGGCCATCTATCTGAGCATCGGCCTCAGCTATCTGGGCGTAGGGCTCGTTGCGCCGCTTATCCCAATCCTGCTCGCTGGCCACGGTGAGAACAGCTTCATGGTCGGGCTGATCGGCTCGACGATGTTCACGGCCTTCACGCTTGCCTCCTTCCCCGTCGGAGCGGCGACTGACCGCATTGGTCCGAAGCCGATGCTCGTCGGAGGCCTGATTGTGTACGGCGTGGCGATACTCCTATTCGCGTTTATCAAAGTGACCTGGCTCTTCTTTGCGGTGCGTGCGATCGAGGGTGTAGGCGCCTCGGCCATCTCCGTAGCCACGGAAACAATGATCAACCGGCTGAGCAAGCCCGAGGAGCGAGCCCGGCGCATGAGCTACTACGCGCTTGCAATAGGAATCGGGTGGGCCGCCGGTCCGCTTGCCGGGGCGCTGCTATACCGAATACGGCCAGACGTTCCCTTCATTGGTTGCTTCGTGTTGAGCGTTCTGGCTGCTTTGTTGGCCGCCAGTTTGATCAAGAAGGCGCCTATCGGATCCCATCACGGGGAGGCCATCCTGAGCGTACTCTCGTCGAACATCATTGTGCCCATATCAGCCGGGGCTCTCTACGGCTATCTGATGTCTTCGTTAGTGACCCTGTTCCCACTTTATCTGAAGCTGATCAAAGTTCCAGAAACGGGAATGGCCGCCATAATCACCGCGGTCATAGTCGGCACAATAATCAGCCAGGTCCCGATCGGCCACGCAGCGGACCGGTTCGGCAAGCGCAAGACACTTCTGATCTGCACGGTATTGCTGGGAGGCGTTTTCGCGTTGATGTCTCTTCATTCCGATTGGCGTTTGTTCCTCGCGACTGGCGTCCTGTGTGGCGCCTTGGCTGGAAGCCTGTATCCGATCGGGCTGGCGTTGATCGGTGAGATCGTCAGGAAAGAACGGCTTGGCGCGGCGACTGCGACCTTCTCGCTCGCATTTGGACTGGGGAGCCTGATCGGTCCTTCCATGTCGGGGTTCGCTATGACTCACTTCAGCGATTCGAAATGGCTCTTCTACCTGCCCTCGCTTTTGTCCGCGGCGTTCGCTTTGGAGATCGTCTTGCTCTACCGAAGGACCGCTGGTCGATCTCACGCGACCGTGGAACAGAGTTAG
- a CDS encoding DHHA1 domain-containing protein yields the protein MDRASYQHCGALMQPTERLYFRDSSLLEFSATVVEVKQSALGDCVVLDQTAFYPTGGGQPNDTGALGEAKVLDVFEDEANVIYHVVQPAGSLEPGQGVTGTIDRARRLDHLQQHSGQHILSQAFVQTCEAETRSFHLGSQTSTIDIELQSPTDDLMRGAEDLANAIVFEDRPMRVHLVNENEAARLPLRKESALRGNIRVIEIENFDWSPCGGTHAARTGQIGLIAIRSFERAKKMTRVEFVCGGRALADYRLASNTALAVARLFSSDREGSPELVAAAIQENKTLKKRIRDLLELAMSAEASELLAAAPDSGSFKIVQAVFGGRDLEEVRVLASKIVQREPSIALLATKDAGAARLVFARSASLTQNMSQLLAEACEELGGRGGGKPDLAQGGGPNVMKVEQAIVAASEKLMTF from the coding sequence ATTGATCGGGCTTCGTATCAACATTGCGGCGCACTTATGCAACCGACTGAACGACTGTACTTCCGCGATTCCAGCTTGCTGGAATTCTCCGCGACCGTTGTCGAGGTGAAGCAATCTGCGCTCGGAGATTGCGTCGTGTTGGATCAAACCGCGTTCTATCCAACAGGGGGAGGTCAACCTAACGATACCGGCGCGCTGGGCGAAGCCAAGGTCCTCGACGTGTTCGAAGATGAAGCGAACGTCATCTATCACGTCGTCCAACCCGCGGGCTCGCTCGAGCCGGGCCAGGGCGTCACCGGAACAATTGATCGAGCGCGGCGGCTCGATCACCTGCAACAACACAGCGGCCAGCACATCTTGTCTCAAGCATTCGTTCAGACCTGCGAAGCCGAAACTCGCTCGTTTCATCTGGGCTCACAGACATCGACCATCGACATCGAGTTGCAGTCACCCACGGATGACCTAATGCGTGGCGCTGAAGATCTCGCAAACGCGATCGTCTTCGAAGACCGGCCGATGCGTGTGCATCTGGTCAATGAAAACGAGGCGGCTCGTCTGCCACTCAGAAAAGAAAGCGCTCTGCGGGGCAATATTCGGGTGATCGAAATCGAGAACTTCGACTGGTCGCCGTGCGGCGGCACTCACGCGGCGCGAACCGGTCAGATCGGGCTCATAGCCATACGGTCATTCGAGCGCGCAAAGAAAATGACTCGCGTCGAGTTCGTCTGCGGAGGCCGGGCGCTCGCCGATTATCGGCTTGCCAGCAATACGGCCCTGGCGGTCGCGCGGTTGTTCAGCTCGGACCGAGAGGGCTCGCCGGAGCTGGTGGCGGCCGCGATACAAGAGAACAAGACTTTGAAGAAGCGCATACGCGATTTGTTGGAGCTGGCGATGAGCGCTGAAGCGTCGGAGCTGCTGGCGGCTGCCCCCGATTCGGGAAGCTTCAAGATAGTCCAGGCGGTGTTCGGCGGGCGCGATCTTGAAGAAGTGCGTGTGCTCGCGTCGAAGATAGTTCAGCGTGAGCCATCGATAGCACTCCTGGCGACCAAGGATGCCGGAGCCGCTCGTTTGGTGTTCGCCCGGTCAGCTTCGCTAACGCAGAATATGAGTCAGCTTCTAGCGGAAGCGTGCGAAGAGTTGGGGGGACGCGGAGGAGGCAAACCTGACCTGGCACAAGGCGGGGGCCCCAATGTTATGAAAGTTGAACAAGCGATAGTAGCGGCATCCGAAAAGCTCATGACTTTCTGA
- a CDS encoding Phenylacetic acid catabolic protein, which translates to MTYTTTTITQKYHDAIVDWQEKNFPELDILMKHWDGYFRGVPPFQLLAKVGDVKSDIIEIGQYTGQKRFEHAKEMVGNAFFSARDIVRAQCSTELGSIQQHRLTLDNAVSDKGKFAVLRIMAEELRHAYQMFWVLDQDPTWKKPGLGDVAKQTIEELLSMELGSHVLDAFNIDFNDFLDNVTYATVIDLVGKYQLEMQQVFSYAPMARSMGPMLQEEAFHLGSGRKLLKEIGQMAARGEGDYSIEDLQRAMNLWYPRGLEMFGNELGGETAVTFGFKDKTNGTAQAEYVEEVRGVVRNVNVGIVQERMPSSSREDAHALIDEIERSGDPQRGIKPEDLMSLPDGKFFRKRGPEELIFKPYGVRGELLTKDGNSLSPEGYLQYLSTVLPSKFIGSREYNKYVNQMNDHYAGK; encoded by the coding sequence ATGACCTACACGACCACAACCATCACGCAGAAATACCACGACGCGATTGTCGACTGGCAGGAGAAGAACTTCCCTGAGCTCGATATCCTGATGAAGCACTGGGATGGCTACTTCAGGGGCGTGCCGCCGTTTCAATTGTTGGCGAAGGTCGGCGATGTCAAAAGCGATATCATAGAAATCGGGCAGTACACGGGACAGAAACGATTCGAGCACGCGAAGGAAATGGTGGGGAACGCGTTCTTCAGCGCTCGCGATATCGTGCGCGCCCAATGCTCTACCGAGCTTGGCTCCATTCAACAGCACCGCCTCACGCTCGACAACGCCGTAAGCGATAAAGGCAAATTCGCCGTGCTCAGAATCATGGCCGAAGAACTGCGCCACGCCTACCAGATGTTCTGGGTGTTGGATCAGGATCCCACGTGGAAGAAGCCGGGCCTGGGAGACGTCGCCAAGCAGACGATCGAGGAACTGCTGTCGATGGAGCTCGGGAGCCACGTGCTCGACGCTTTCAACATCGACTTCAACGACTTTCTCGATAACGTTACCTACGCCACTGTGATCGACCTCGTCGGCAAGTATCAGCTCGAGATGCAGCAGGTCTTCAGCTATGCGCCGATGGCGCGCAGCATGGGTCCAATGCTGCAAGAAGAAGCATTTCATTTGGGCAGCGGCAGAAAGCTGCTCAAGGAGATCGGGCAGATGGCCGCTCGCGGCGAAGGCGATTACAGCATCGAAGACCTGCAGCGAGCAATGAACCTCTGGTACCCTCGCGGCCTCGAGATGTTTGGCAACGAGCTTGGCGGCGAGACCGCGGTCACATTCGGCTTCAAGGACAAGACGAACGGCACGGCTCAGGCCGAGTACGTCGAGGAAGTGCGCGGCGTCGTTCGCAATGTGAATGTCGGGATCGTTCAAGAGCGGATGCCGAGCAGCTCGCGCGAGGATGCCCACGCGTTGATTGACGAAATTGAACGCAGTGGCGACCCCCAAAGGGGCATCAAGCCCGAGGATCTGATGTCACTGCCCGACGGCAAGTTTTTTCGCAAGCGCGGGCCTGAGGAACTTATCTTCAAACCTTACGGCGTCAGAGGAGAACTGCTCACCAAGGATGGAAACTCGCTTTCACCAGAGGGGTATCTGCAATACCTCTCAACCGTGCTCCCCTCGAAGTTCATCGGAAGCCGGGAATACAATAAGTATGTGAACCAGATGAACGACCACTACGCCGGCAAGTAA
- the ccsA gene encoding cytochrome c biogenesis protein CcsA, which yields MEILWIIILLGYAVCVAQSIFALTTKRPLMRKTALAALGIALGAHTSWLFLRGLGTGRFPLVGTQEMCAFLAWGLVLSTLIAYRWYHANALKAFIFPIVLVLAAIAAISPGETGQPQEFSNTLQSILLPAHVGLLLLAYASFFVAFGAGVMYIVQERELKHKRFGTIFYRLPSLDTCDAISSRAMAIGFVLMTLGIVGGLWYSYSRYHVYWQAGPLEIFSVVTWLLYLVIIQSRINAGWGGRAAALASILSFIIVICSLVGVRYLGHAF from the coding sequence ATGGAAATCCTCTGGATCATCATACTCCTGGGCTACGCCGTGTGCGTAGCCCAATCTATTTTTGCGCTGACAACCAAGCGGCCGCTGATGAGAAAGACTGCTCTGGCCGCGCTGGGGATCGCTCTGGGCGCGCACACGAGCTGGCTTTTCCTTCGCGGACTAGGCACGGGCAGATTTCCGCTCGTCGGAACCCAGGAGATGTGCGCGTTTCTCGCCTGGGGCCTTGTCCTTTCAACCCTGATAGCGTATCGGTGGTACCACGCGAACGCGCTTAAGGCTTTCATCTTCCCGATCGTGTTGGTGCTGGCGGCAATCGCCGCGATTTCACCGGGCGAGACCGGTCAGCCTCAAGAGTTCAGCAATACCCTTCAAAGTATCCTGTTGCCCGCGCACGTGGGACTGCTACTGCTGGCTTACGCGTCGTTCTTCGTGGCTTTCGGCGCGGGTGTGATGTATATCGTTCAGGAGCGCGAGCTAAAGCACAAGCGGTTCGGTACGATCTTTTACAGACTTCCCTCACTGGATACCTGCGACGCGATTAGTTCCCGGGCCATGGCGATCGGGTTTGTGCTGATGACGCTGGGAATCGTCGGGGGGTTGTGGTACTCGTATTCCCGCTACCACGTATACTGGCAAGCGGGCCCTCTCGAAATATTCTCCGTCGTCACCTGGCTGCTCTATCTGGTCATCATCCAATCGAGAATAAACGCCGGCTGGGGCGGACGGGCCGCGGCTCTCGCTTCGATCTTAAGCTTCATAATCGTGATTTGTAGCCTGGTGGGAGTCCGTTATCTGGGACACGCGTTTTGA
- a CDS encoding Crp/Fnr family transcriptional regulator, translating to MAKGTKTKRKRRTKGPSEKIRSLAAISLANKVGYLKLSDLVGQNSRSAENAIEKMPKRNFKAGDAVYPSSHKGPMACLVRSGKVNIVRTASTGRDFDVKSVEAGTIFGDMPTLGQSMLGAKAVAAEPSKVTFIGPAEFEKLASASPSVALNLARQIGPRLVDAERRHEQSAFQPVTSRVASLLLKLGGGSKEVSGYTHQEMADMLGVYRETVTNGIAELKQDHLIKVGRKRITVLDVSALRKMETI from the coding sequence TTGGCTAAGGGAACAAAGACAAAAAGAAAAAGACGTACCAAGGGACCGAGCGAGAAGATTCGCTCGTTGGCAGCCATAAGTCTCGCCAACAAAGTTGGCTACTTGAAGCTGTCTGACTTGGTAGGACAAAACAGCAGATCCGCCGAGAACGCGATAGAAAAAATGCCCAAGCGCAACTTCAAGGCGGGCGACGCAGTCTATCCTTCATCTCACAAAGGCCCGATGGCTTGCCTTGTGAGGAGCGGGAAGGTAAACATCGTTCGCACCGCTTCGACCGGCCGCGACTTCGACGTTAAGTCAGTCGAAGCGGGCACGATCTTTGGGGACATGCCAACGCTGGGGCAATCAATGTTGGGCGCCAAGGCCGTTGCCGCGGAACCATCCAAGGTAACATTCATTGGCCCGGCCGAGTTCGAAAAACTCGCTTCTGCTTCGCCGTCGGTTGCGCTCAACCTGGCTCGCCAGATAGGGCCGCGACTGGTGGATGCCGAAAGAAGGCACGAGCAGTCTGCCTTCCAACCGGTGACTTCAAGGGTGGCGTCGCTGCTTCTTAAGCTCGGCGGTGGGAGCAAGGAGGTCAGCGGGTACACTCATCAGGAGATGGCCGATATGCTTGGAGTGTATCGCGAGACCGTGACGAACGGCATCGCCGAGTTGAAGCAGGATCACCTTATCAAGGTTGGCCGAAAGCGGATTACAGTGCTTGACGTCTCGGCCCTTCGAAAGATGGAGACGATCTGA
- a CDS encoding HYR domain-containing protein: MGLGYGDARTAATSKDDIRLEQVRIEVLLDDPGGHKPAEPGATVRVAILSTESFDATSIDPASITIEGVPVVRRKNGKARASIQDVNGDDLMDLIVRVNAEGLHITTEPKKIAMQGATLDGRLVQGGGCVRSSGIPCAGELLSPPDGKSRSGKAGKKNVSIAAVNATIVSAGATLVSESCTPPNGALDPNETVTVSFCIQNTGVGNTTKLIGTLQATGGVTNPSGPQDYGVVVAGGPPVCRNVTFTVTGTCGGTITASIQFQDGATNLGTVTYTFTLGTLVVVFQENFDGVTEPALPAGWTPSQGVTLMGGPLWVTSTTTPDTAPNDAFSTAPNHTFDNRLDTPLIAILTGSAQLIFRNNFDLNDSGGGFDGAVLEISSPNIESGDFTGITAAGGSFVSGGYNMTIPEDQPSVIAGRSAWSGTSGGYITTVVNLPAAVAGQSITLRFRLACDNNVASVGWRIDTIRITDGFVCSTTCPPPACTITCPGNQSPSAATGQCFAVVTYAAPTTTGTCGTVTCSPASGSMFPIGTTIVTCASTAGPSCSFAVTVNDTQAPVITCPGDITTTTTINSPCAVATFAPTATDNCPGVTTLCSPASGSCFAVGTTTVTCTATDSSSNTATCSFTVSVFNVCLQDDSNPGIVFLGNTVTGDYRFCCRGTIFTGRAQVTRKGNIATFEQFGPDRKVLAKYDGGVNRGSASIQSQVASCTITDRDTRNNSCVCQ; this comes from the coding sequence ATGGGACTCGGTTATGGTGACGCACGAACCGCGGCTACCTCGAAGGACGATATTCGCTTAGAGCAGGTGCGAATTGAGGTACTGCTTGACGACCCAGGCGGACACAAACCGGCAGAACCCGGCGCCACGGTCCGCGTGGCGATACTAAGCACCGAGAGCTTTGATGCCACGAGTATCGATCCCGCGAGCATAACTATTGAAGGGGTCCCGGTAGTAAGAAGGAAGAACGGCAAGGCTAGAGCTTCCATTCAGGATGTGAACGGCGATGATCTTATGGATTTGATCGTTCGGGTCAACGCCGAAGGCTTACACATAACTACAGAGCCGAAGAAAATAGCTATGCAAGGAGCGACATTGGATGGAAGGCTAGTTCAAGGCGGGGGTTGTGTTCGGTCCTCTGGCATTCCTTGCGCTGGGGAACTGTTGTCCCCGCCGGACGGGAAAAGCCGGTCAGGCAAGGCCGGCAAGAAGAATGTAAGCATCGCCGCCGTCAACGCGACTATCGTTTCGGCGGGAGCAACGCTCGTTTCTGAAAGCTGCACGCCTCCCAACGGCGCACTCGATCCGAACGAGACGGTGACCGTTAGCTTCTGCATACAGAACACCGGCGTGGGAAACACCACCAAACTCATCGGGACATTGCAGGCGACTGGCGGGGTGACTAATCCGAGCGGCCCGCAAGATTACGGTGTCGTTGTAGCCGGCGGTCCTCCTGTTTGCAGAAACGTCACGTTCACGGTGACAGGTACTTGTGGAGGGACCATCACAGCTTCTATCCAGTTCCAGGACGGCGCGACCAACCTGGGCACCGTGACTTACACCTTCACGCTTGGGACGCTCGTCGTCGTCTTCCAGGAGAATTTCGATGGTGTGACTGAGCCCGCCCTGCCCGCTGGATGGACACCCTCCCAAGGGGTCACACTCATGGGTGGTCCCTTGTGGGTTACCTCTACCACAACGCCAGATACGGCGCCTAACGACGCTTTCTCCACCGCCCCGAATCACACGTTTGACAATCGGCTGGATACGCCTTTGATCGCGATCCTGACTGGGTCAGCTCAATTGATTTTCAGAAACAATTTCGATCTGAACGATTCTGGAGGAGGCTTTGACGGAGCCGTGCTCGAGATTTCTTCTCCGAATATCGAGTCGGGCGATTTCACTGGTATCACCGCTGCCGGTGGAAGCTTCGTCAGCGGCGGCTACAACATGACAATCCCTGAAGACCAACCCAGCGTCATCGCCGGACGATCGGCATGGAGTGGGACCTCCGGCGGATATATAACCACTGTGGTCAATTTACCCGCCGCCGTGGCCGGTCAGTCCATCACGTTACGGTTCCGTTTGGCGTGTGACAATAATGTGGCGAGCGTCGGTTGGAGAATTGACACCATCAGAATAACCGATGGCTTCGTCTGCAGCACAACTTGTCCACCGCCCGCTTGCACGATTACCTGTCCGGGAAACCAGTCGCCGTCGGCCGCGACGGGCCAGTGCTTCGCTGTAGTCACCTATGCCGCTCCAACCACTACCGGCACGTGCGGCACGGTAACCTGTTCGCCGGCTTCAGGCTCGATGTTCCCTATTGGCACGACCATCGTTACCTGCGCTAGCACCGCGGGACCGAGCTGCAGCTTCGCAGTCACAGTAAACGATACGCAGGCGCCGGTGATCACCTGCCCGGGCGACATCACCACCACGACCACTATCAATAGTCCGTGTGCGGTGGCCACGTTCGCGCCTACTGCGACTGACAACTGTCCGGGTGTGACAACGTTATGCAGCCCAGCTTCGGGCTCCTGTTTCGCGGTTGGCACGACTACCGTGACCTGTACGGCTACCGACTCATCGAGCAACACGGCAACCTGCAGTTTCACCGTAAGCGTGTTCAACGTATGCCTTCAGGATGATAGCAATCCGGGAATAGTGTTTCTGGGTAACACTGTCACTGGAGATTATCGTTTCTGCTGTCGTGGAACGATCTTTACCGGCCGAGCCCAGGTAACGAGGAAAGGAAACATCGCGACGTTCGAGCAATTCGGACCGGATCGCAAAGTGCTCGCGAAGTATGATGGAGGAGTAAACAGAGGTTCGGCCTCGATACAATCACAAGTGGCTTCGTGCACGATTACAGACAGAGACACGCGCAACAATAGCTGTGTTTGTCAGTGA